CGAAATTCGTGGCGTTATTCGAGTATATCTCGAGAGATTTTCCACGCCTTGAAAACAGTCTTCGGAGGCTGCCAATAAAGGCCTCGGTAATGAGATCACTTACTAGTTCTAAGTGAACTGCTTTGGTTGACATGCATATGGACGGGAGGGGGTGACACGGGGTTCAGGCACGATTCCCATGACGTGATCAGCGGCACGCGGTTTCGCTCGAAAGCAGGTAATGCAACGATAGATAATTTTTCGCGAAATGTTGCGACGGTCTAAGGACCAATATGTTTGACGCACCGAATATAGGGTGGCTTGAGTGCCAGCATGCTTCAGCCGCACGTGTTCTTCGGTTATGATAAGACGCGTTATACAATGACTAGCTGGTAAGAGCAGGGGGTGTTGCTGCTCCTTAGTTAGCGAGGAACGAGCCAGCCTTCCTCCTACTCTTAAGAGATCTTGCTCGTCAAGATAGGGATTTAACggaattaatttactattgtCGGAGATAACttcattgttttttagttGCTTTATTTCTTTCAGAAAGGCTGAGTGCTGAGTAATTCTTATTATGAGATCATGAGCTTGTTGTAGCTCCTGTAAACTTAATCGATCAAATCTGCGATGATTTTTATGGCGAGCGTTGTAAACAAAACGCATTACGTAAACCACGAcccattttaatttatggctAGAGTGGTATTTTTCGAGCAGATCATTGAGTCCGCACTCTATTGTCATACAAAGTACGCGATCGGGAATCATAGGCTTCATTTCTGGAATGTCGATTGAAGGGAGAGCTCCCTTGGGCCAAGTGCTAGGCTCGCACTGCAGCCAACTTGGGCCAGTCTGCCAGATGCTATTGGCAACGAACTCAGCCGGAGTTTGGCCACGCGAAATAGAGTCCGCAGGATTGTCTTGAGAAGACACGCGGCGCCAATGGCAACGATTAGAAAGCCTCTGAATCTCCGCCACTCGATTGGCAACGAAGGTTTTTAGTAGATGAGGAGGGGTATTTATCCAATGAAGTGTGATAGTTGAATCAGACCATAAGAAGACGTCCTTAATATCCAACAATAGGGTTTTAATAGCTACGTCATAGAGTCTGGAAAGTAATAACGCAGCGCAGAGCTCTAATCGAGGTAATGATAGTGACGACACTGGGGCAACTCGTGATTTTGAACAAACCAGATGAGTACGAACATGCCCAGCCTCATCGATAGAGCAGATGTAGATACACGCTCCGTATGCTCGCTCGCTTGCGTCACAAAATCCATGCAATTGGATATCGACTGCTCCCGAGAACGCAACGCTGCGCTTGAAACGCAGCTCTTCAATCATAGACAGCTGGGCCCGAAATTGGGCCCACAGTGAGTGAATTGAGATCGGGATTGATTCATCCCAGGCTAGTCCAGCCTTCCACAAAAGCTGCATTATTATCTTAGCATAGACAATTATAGGGCCAAGGAGGCCTAGTGGATCAAATAGTTTCGcaatttgtgataaaattgCACGCTTGGTAGTGACCTCGGAAGCAGGCGCGCTAATAGTGTAGAAGAGTGTGTCGTCCCGAGGACTCCACCGTATACCGAGAGTTTTGATGGTAGCGTCAGGATCCAGGGACATGTGGGTTCCCTCTGAGGCCTGAGGTAAATTTTGGATAAGGGCAGGCTCGTTGGAGGCCCATTTGCGAAGACGGAATTCGCcccttttcaataaattaattaattcgtcACGTATGCACTCTGCTTATGCGAGAGTTTTAGCGCCGGTAAACAAATCGTCGACGTAGAAGTCCCTCAGCAGAGCGATGGCAGCAAGAGGGTATGCAGGACCTTCATCGTAAGCAAGTTGATGAAGGATGCGCACTGATAAGTGAGACGCACAAGCAGTGCCATAGGTGACTGTGCTCAGCAAACAGGTCTTAATAGGCTCTTGAGAGGTTTCGCGATACAGAATTTTTTGGTAGATTGCATCCTCGGGGTGTACGAGGATGTGCCTGTACATCTTCTCTACGTCGGCAGTGAGCACGTAAGGGTGAGATCGCCAACGAGTGAGTTTTGTAAATAAGCTATCCTGAAGTTGTGGACCAACCGTTGAAGTGTCATTCAAGGAAATTCTTGTAGATGTTTTCGCAGAACCGTCGTAGACTACACGGATCTTAGTGGTGATGCTGTCGTCCTTTAGGACATCATGATGAGGAAGATAGAACCCTAAATGATCTTCACATAAGTCATCGGACACCGACATGAGACCCAACTCTTTATACTCCCGCAAAAATTCGAGGTAATCATGCTTGATTGCATGGTCTCGTTGGAAACGCTTTTCTAGCGCAAAAAATCTTTTCAAGGCTGACGAATATGAATCGCCTAGTCTGCTCTTTTTGCTGTTGAACGGCAAGCGAACTACATACTGATCCTCTACAGTCCGAGTGGTATGGAGCTTATAGTGCTCTTCACGAGCTATTTCTTCCGAAGATAAGATTGCAAAAGACGTAATTTCTTCCACCTCCCAAAATCGGGTTAAAGAGATATCAGACGATGATGAGTTTAAATTAAGATGACACGACACGTTGGAAACGCTCAAATTGCTGTTTATTTCTCCAGCAACTATCCACCCAAGCAGCGTTTTGTGCAGAACAGCGTCGGGATGATTTTTGAGGGAAATTCGTCCCACACTAAGGAGCTTATAAAAGAGCTTCACTCCGTTCAGAGCATCGACCTCAGACGGCTTATAGAACTCTGGGTCCGCGAGGGATATATTTTTAGGTATTTCGAGCTGAGTTACATTAATGGCAATGGACGGCATTGACTGGCTGATCTGgggaacaattaaaaattcaacagttttttgaaatttgctATGACGCGATTTTAAAGTGGCGCGAGCAGAATGTTTGACACTCGTAGAGGTGTTGTCCACCCCAGTTACTGAGATGTTTACCGCCTTTTTATCCAAATTTAAGAACTTAGCAGCCTTTTCTGTGATAAAGTGCGCCTGAGATCCTGCATCCAGGAATACTCGGCATTGCCTGATTTTTCCTTGCTTATTTACAAGGTCTACAATAGCTGTAGCTAGCAACGCTTCAGATGAGACCTGAGCGTGCATATTTATAGTCGATTTAGGCATATCGAAGGCAGTCGCAGATGCATTCAACGGCGGCATTTCAGGTTTTGATTTATCGAAGTGAAGTAGAGTATGATGTCTATAACCACACGCTTGACACTTTCCTGAAGGGCACTGTGAAGAGTGATGACCCTTACGAAGACAATTAGTCCATAAATTAGACCCCTTTGCCGCTTCATAGCGAGCAAACGGTGATAGATCTGCGAAGCCCTTACacgaataaatatattgatcgCCACCTTGACAATAGAGACAGCGATTTTGAGAGGTAGAAGCTGCGAACGATTGCTGAGAACGCGATTGAGCTCGTCCGTTTGACGGCGCTTGCCTAGAATTTTTCGGAGGAGGCACAGGTGCTTGAGCCCTAGAACCTTCAAGTTGAGCGCGCTTTGTTAAAAAGGTAAGCATCTGCTTCATTGTGGGTTTACTTACGCCACAACTGAATTCCTCCCATCGCTCCCgcataaaattgttaaatttgctTACGAATAGCACGATCAATAATGAGTCCCAATAATCGGTGGGCTCACCATGCTGATTTAAGACACGCAGATGCCGTTGTATGTGATCAAGAAATGATCGGATAGAAGACTCCTTTTAGATTGGAGGAGTATCCAGTAAAGAGTTTATGTAACTGTCCCGTATAAATCTTCTGTCATCGTACCGTTCCTTTAATAAGCCCAACGCTACCTCGTAGTTTTGAGATGAAGTTTCAAGAGAAGATATTACGTTGGCCGCTTCGCTAGTTAAGCAACCCTTTAGGTAGATTAATTTTCGTATAGGTGGAATATTGTGATCCTCGTTGACCAACGAGTTAAACAGATCATAAAATCCCAACCAAGTGTCAAAGGACCCGCTAAAGGTAGGTAGAGTGATGGTCGGTAAAGCAGGTAACATACTCATAGGATAGTTAAATGCATGAGGTGCggtaaaattgttattaaccGGTGTGGGAGTTGATAACACAGCCGATTGATTCGAAGGAGAGATAGTTACAGAAGGGATAGGAACGGTATTAACAAGCTGAGCTGCAATTGACGATACAACGCTTTGAGATACCGAGAGTGAAGAGCTGGAGGTTGCAGAAGGACTCGAGGTTGTTGGAGACGGAACCAAAAAAGTGTCTCGCTTGCGTTGTTCCGAAAGAAGGTTCGTCGCGATTGCGTAAGTTTCATAATATAGATTTTCGAATTCGGTACGATATGCGGTTAATTCTTCAGACTCCTCAAAAAGTGCCTCTAATTCAAGTTGATattcttcaaataatttcCGAACAGTCTCAATTTCTTTATACCGCTTCTCAAGGATTGGAAAATCTTTCGACGGATCAAATTTCTTTAGAAAGTTTTCATATGTCGTTAACGATTGCTTGGCATTACCGCGCTTAGTTTTTAACGCTTTAATTTGTTCAGCagtcattttaataatgaggttaacaagttaaaaaaaataaaaatgataaaaaaaaaaaaataaaaaatatttcatgcaGAGAGTAGCGCGATAAAAACGAAAGCAATAATAAATGGGATTAATTATGGAATGATATTGATTGGTGTCACACTGACTAACTTTTTGATGACCACGTGACTGCAAATCTGGTTACGACGATCTCTCGGGATGCTGGATTGCCGCTGATGTAGATGATGTTGACGTTGACGTAGACTGGAAGTTGATATTGACCGGAGTGACGATGCGTTGAACTCCGGAACTGCAGGCTATCACTGATGTAATAACTTGGATGACTACACTTATTTGTGTCGTGCGTTTGCAGTGAATATACTGGCGATTGTGACAGCCACAATAAATAATGCACTGAATAACTAGCActgttatttttcacaaactaCTCGAACAATAGTACGCAATTAtggtttatttaatgataacgATTGTGAACTGATGCCagaattaatcaattttaatatccTCGAAGGAACATGAAATGTCTCGCGACTAGTTTGCCgcgagaataaattttaacaattaattttgttaaataataatttaaacaattaaattaaagccaatcttaacaagtaattttgttaagaaataaatattcaacaagcaattttgctaaataaatattgttgttaatttattagacCGAGCGCAATGCTGATCTCTTCAAAGTATCGAATACAACTggttttttacattttacaaaaatatcttaGCGTTAAACTTAAAGAACTAAGATTGAGGGAAAAAGGGGCGTGTTAAAAGGAAAGTGGACAACTAAGGGTTGTGATTGGAGGGCGGAGGGCATTAGAAGGGCCAGAGAAAATGAGGAAGGGTCGTATCGTCGTGGGAGTATGGCGGAGTAGAAGGGGGGCGAAACGAAAGTGAAAGAGGACGAGCCGAGAGAGTGAAATACAGAAAAAAGATGGTGACTGGACTATTTTGGAgagtattttacatttttaaaaatttaaacttaatccCTAAACAATAGAGCCGATGTTTGGCCGTTTACTTGAGCAAAATATTcagatataaaataagttttcaaCTAAATCCTAAACAGATGTTTTAAATaaggtaaaataaatgaagctaatataacaataaaataaaattgcggataaaaaaaaaaaagatgggtAATTCCTAAATTCCAgggacaaatattttaaactaaaaatacaaaaatattacaaggagtaaattgaatttgttaaatatacgtaaaataataaactaatgtAAGACTATTATTCCGCGACGGAACAccaggtgattttacagcttaatgtacccccaaaAACCCTGgaaattttcagattgatcCATTAAACCGTTTGTCTGGGCCGATTGCTTagagttttataaaacaattaaaggaacaagttttgttttttaatttgtgtaatcattactaaaatagaaaaattaatttttttcggattttctTCCATGATGACGTTAGTTATTCGGTAAATGTAAGgtaaagagaaattttttttttttttttcaaaaaacgagatgaaacaagaatttttaactgttttttttttacgttatttTCGGGGTTATTTCCTcgtttttcggaaaaaattttattcgccCTCTTTACCTTACATTTACCGAATAACTACCGTAAAAATGGCagaaaatccgaaaaaaaattaattttttcattttagtaaTGATGAACtctttaaaagttaaaagtaCTGTGTTCAAAATCTTGGTTCTAGATGAATTGTTGAGTATTTTGAAAACTGAAGTTTTATCTTTCTTTGAATTGTATGCACCTCCACTTACTGAAAAGATTCCACCTACAGGCAATCCTTGGTTTACCAGAGAGTTGGAAATGAAGTGTTAGGAGCGTGATGAAATTTATAAGCGAGCAAAATGACGCCGAGATCCACACTTAC
Above is a window of Microplitis demolitor isolate Queensland-Clemson2020A chromosome 1, iyMicDemo2.1a, whole genome shotgun sequence DNA encoding:
- the LOC128668212 gene encoding uncharacterized protein LOC128668212, with protein sequence MSLDPDATIKTLGIRWSPRDDTLFYTISAPASEVTTKRAILSQIAKLFDPLGLLGPIIVYAKIIMQLLWKAGLAWDESIPISIHSLWAQFRAQLSMIEELRFKRSVAFSGAVDIQLHGFCDASERAYGACIYICSIDEAGHVRTHLVCSKSRVAPVSSLSLPRLELCAALLLSRLYDVAIKTLLLDIKDVFLWSDSTITLHWINTPPHLLKTFVANRVAEIQRLSNRCHWRRVSSQDNPADSISRGQTPAEFVANSIWQTGPSWLQCEPSTWPKGALPSIDIPEMKPMIPDRVLCMTIECGLNDLLEKYHSSHKLKWVVVYVMRFVYNARHKNHRRFDRLSLQELQQAHDLIIRITQHSAFLKEIKQLKNNEVISDNSKLIPLNPYLDEQDLLRVGGRLARSSLTKEQQHPLLLPASHCITRLIITEEHVRLKHAGTQATLYSVRQTYWSLDRRNISRKIIYRCITCFRAKPRAADHVMGIVPEPRVTPSRPYACQPKQFT
- the LOC128668214 gene encoding uncharacterized protein LOC128668214, with the protein product MKQMLTFLTKRAQLEGSRAQAPVPPPKNSRQAPSNGRAQSRSQQSFAASTSQNRCLYCQGGDQYIYSCKGFADLSPFARYEAAKGSNLWTNCLRKGHHSSQCPSGKCQACGYRHHTLLHFDKSKPEMPPLNASATAFDMPKSTINMHAQVSSEALLATAIVDLVNKQGKIRQCRVFLDAGSQAHFITEKAAKFLNLDKKAVNISVTGVDNTSTSVKHSARATLKSRHSKFQKTVEFLIVPQISQSMPSIAINVTQLEIPKNISLADPEFYKPSEVDALNGVKLFYKLLSVGRISLKNHPDAVLHKTLLGWIVAGEINSNLSVSNVSCHLNLNSSSSDISLTRFWEVEEITSFAILSSEEIAREEHYKLHTTRTVEDQYVVRLPFNSKKSRLGDSYSSALKRFFALEKRFQRDHAIKHDYLEFLREYKELGLMSVSDDLCEDHLGFYLPHHDVLKDDSITTKIRVVYDGSAKTSTRISLNDTSTVGPQLQDSLFTKLTRWRSHPYVLTADVEKMYRHILVHPEDAIYQKILYRETSQEPIKTCLLSTVTYGTACASHLSVRILHQLAYDEGPAYPLAAIALLRDFYVDDLFTGAKTLA
- the LOC128668215 gene encoding uncharacterized protein LOC128668215, producing the protein MTAEQIKALKTKRGNAKQSLTTYENFLKKFDPSKDFPILEKRYKEIETVRKLFEEYQLELEALFEESEELTAYRTEFENLYYETYAIATNLLSEQRKRDTFLVPSPTTSSPSATSSSSLSVSQSVVSSIAAQLVNTVPIPSVTISPSNQSAVLSTPTPVNNNFTAPHAFNYPMSMLPALPTITLPTFSGSFDTWLGFYDLFNSLVNEDHNIPPIRKLIYLKGCLTSEAANVISSLETSSQNYEVALGLLKERYDDRRFIRDSYINSLLDTPPI